From a region of the Vagococcus coleopterorum genome:
- the pepT gene encoding peptidase T — translation MYENLVPRFIKYVKTETRSDATSTTIPSTQTQVEFAQTLVAELKEIGMSNVSYNEKNGFVTAELPSNTTKENVRSIGFIAHMDTADFNAENVNPQFVENYDGSSDIALDKDGKYKLTVKDFPNLANYKGQTLITTDGSTLLGSDDKSGIAEIMTAMEFLVKNPDIEHGKLKVAFGPDEEIGTGADNFDAEGFDVDFAYTMDGGPVGELHYETFSAASAVITINGKNVHPGSAKNTMINGLQVAHKFHSEIPANECPEMTEGYEGFYHLMHVEGNEELTTMQYIIRDHDREKFEARKEFIKSIATKLNADFDEERILVDMHDQYYNMGEIIAKDMSIIELVKDAMGVVGVEPKVEPVRGGTDGSKISMMGIPTPNIFAGAENMHGRFEFVSVQTMEKATAVIVEIAKLNASQA, via the coding sequence ATGTATGAAAATCTAGTACCTCGTTTTATCAAGTATGTGAAAACAGAAACTCGTTCGGATGCAACAAGTACCACTATTCCATCTACTCAAACACAGGTAGAGTTCGCGCAAACATTAGTTGCTGAATTAAAAGAAATTGGTATGTCTAACGTTAGCTATAACGAAAAAAACGGTTTCGTAACAGCTGAGTTACCAAGTAACACAACTAAAGAAAATGTTCGTAGTATTGGTTTTATTGCGCATATGGATACAGCAGATTTCAATGCTGAAAATGTGAATCCTCAATTCGTAGAAAATTACGATGGCTCTTCAGATATTGCCTTAGACAAAGATGGCAAATATAAATTAACAGTTAAAGATTTCCCAAATCTTGCTAACTACAAAGGTCAAACGTTGATTACAACAGACGGATCGACTTTATTAGGTTCTGATGACAAATCAGGTATTGCTGAAATTATGACAGCAATGGAATTCTTAGTTAAGAATCCAGATATCGAACACGGTAAATTAAAAGTTGCGTTCGGTCCTGATGAAGAAATCGGTACTGGGGCAGATAACTTTGATGCTGAAGGCTTCGATGTTGACTTTGCTTACACTATGGATGGTGGCCCAGTGGGTGAATTACACTATGAAACATTTAGTGCTGCTTCAGCTGTTATCACAATTAATGGTAAAAACGTTCACCCAGGATCAGCTAAAAATACAATGATCAACGGTTTACAAGTTGCTCATAAATTCCACAGCGAAATTCCAGCTAACGAATGTCCAGAAATGACAGAAGGCTATGAAGGCTTCTATCACTTAATGCACGTTGAAGGTAACGAAGAATTAACAACGATGCAATACATCATTCGTGACCACGATCGTGAAAAATTTGAAGCTCGTAAAGAGTTCATCAAATCTATCGCAACTAAATTAAATGCTGACTTCGATGAAGAACGTATCTTAGTTGATATGCACGATCAATACTACAACATGGGCGAAATCATCGCTAAAGACATGAGCATCATTGAATTAGTTAAAGATGCTATGGGTGTTGTCGGAGTAGAACCAAAAGTTGAACCTGTACGTGGGGGAACTGATGGCTCTAAAATTTCTATGATGGGTATTCCAACACCAAACATTTTTGCTGGTGCGGAAAACATGCACGGACGTTTTGAGTTTGTTTCAGTCCAAACAATGGAAAAAGCGACTGCTGTAATCGTAGAAATTGCAAAATTAAATGCATCTCAAGCGTAA
- a CDS encoding Nif3-like dinuclear metal center hexameric protein gives MSLNGLEFIRRFEEYCPLELAEEGDPVGLHIGQLDREMERVMFTLDVRPETVAEAIENKIDLIVAKHPPIFRPISRLDYDDAQTKMYADCIKHDIAVYAAHTNLDIIENGLNDWFCEELGIEEATYLKATHNVAYHEVALHIDPKNKVSLLTYLAELTTETISEETPEYNKTVITFPVVETEITKMRNSLEDISEEIPMEQQWKPLHNKVKTFGIGRIGDLSEPIMMEKFISQIKETFNLDGLRLVCSNPDQAIQRVAICGGSGEKFYRDALAKDADVYLTGDVYYHTGHDMLTAELPVIDPGHHIEVLCQPRLLSLANEWKEVYNWDIEFSQSLTNTNPFKYY, from the coding sequence ATGAGTTTAAATGGCTTAGAGTTTATCCGTCGTTTCGAAGAATATTGTCCCCTTGAACTAGCTGAAGAGGGTGATCCCGTGGGTCTTCATATCGGTCAGCTTGACCGTGAGATGGAGCGGGTAATGTTTACCTTAGATGTTCGTCCAGAAACAGTCGCTGAAGCAATTGAAAATAAGATTGATTTGATTGTCGCAAAACACCCACCGATTTTTAGACCGATTAGTCGTTTAGACTACGATGATGCCCAAACTAAAATGTATGCTGATTGTATTAAACATGATATTGCGGTTTATGCCGCTCATACAAATCTCGACATTATCGAGAATGGTTTAAATGATTGGTTCTGTGAAGAACTAGGGATTGAAGAGGCTACTTATTTAAAAGCGACTCATAATGTTGCCTATCATGAAGTGGCGTTACACATTGATCCTAAAAATAAAGTGTCATTACTGACTTATTTAGCTGAGTTAACGACTGAAACGATTAGTGAAGAAACACCAGAATATAACAAAACGGTGATTACTTTTCCAGTAGTGGAAACAGAAATAACAAAGATGAGAAACTCATTAGAAGATATTTCTGAAGAAATCCCAATGGAACAACAATGGAAACCCTTACATAACAAGGTGAAGACCTTTGGGATTGGTCGAATTGGGGACTTGTCAGAGCCAATTATGATGGAAAAATTTATTAGCCAAATCAAAGAGACATTTAACCTAGATGGGTTACGATTAGTTTGTAGCAATCCAGATCAAGCGATTCAACGTGTGGCCATCTGTGGTGGCAGCGGTGAAAAGTTTTATCGTGATGCTTTAGCGAAAGATGCTGACGTTTATTTAACAGGTGATGTCTATTACCATACCGGTCACGATATGCTAACAGCAGAATTGCCAGTGATTGATCCCGGTCATCACATTGAAGTCTTGTGTCAACCTCGATTGCTTTCATTAGCAAACGAATGGAAAGAAGTTTATAATTGGGATATTGAATTCAGTCAGTCTCTGACGAATACAAACCCATTTAAATATTATTAA
- a CDS encoding tRNA (adenine(22)-N(1))-methyltransferase codes for MNEQKLSLRLEKVASYVPQAAVVADIGSDHAYLPAWLILNGVVKQAVAGEVVKGPFESANQLVQQLGLESQITVRLANGLEAIEPTDHVSAITIAGMGGSLISEILDRGFEKGILTGKERLILQPNIGERKLRLWLQAHQYQLVAEELIEEDGKRYEILVAEKATETTNYSPQELLFGPFLLKEKSQLLKDKWAQELVQKELILSRLSEDNPNHQDKINELKESISWIKELIQ; via the coding sequence ATGAACGAACAAAAGTTATCGCTACGTTTAGAAAAAGTAGCAAGTTATGTACCACAAGCTGCCGTTGTGGCAGACATTGGCTCTGACCATGCCTATTTACCTGCTTGGTTAATTTTAAATGGTGTCGTGAAACAAGCAGTAGCAGGAGAAGTGGTAAAAGGACCGTTTGAATCAGCTAATCAGCTAGTTCAACAATTAGGACTGGAAAGTCAGATTACCGTGCGTTTAGCTAATGGTTTAGAAGCGATTGAACCAACGGATCATGTTTCGGCGATTACCATTGCTGGCATGGGCGGCTCGTTAATTAGTGAGATATTAGACCGGGGATTTGAAAAAGGTATCTTAACAGGTAAAGAACGTTTAATCTTACAACCTAATATCGGGGAACGTAAGTTGCGTCTTTGGCTACAAGCCCATCAGTATCAACTAGTAGCGGAGGAATTGATTGAAGAAGATGGCAAACGTTATGAAATTTTAGTAGCGGAAAAAGCCACAGAGACAACCAACTATTCACCGCAAGAACTATTGTTTGGACCTTTCTTATTAAAAGAAAAATCTCAGTTATTAAAAGATAAATGGGCGCAAGAGTTAGTTCAGAAAGAATTAATTTTAAGTCGTTTATCTGAAGATAATCCGAATCATCAAGATAAAATCAATGAGTTAAAAGAAAGCATTAGCTGGATTAAGGAGTTGATTCAATGA
- the rpoD gene encoding RNA polymerase sigma factor RpoD yields MKEHKPKGEAQIDILTDEIATPFNLDSDGMDDLIQQVEDQGISLVDESGEPAARSLKKDEKVVEAAVKEDLTAPTGVKINDPVRMYLKEIGRVSLLTAEEEVELALRIQEGEQEAKQKLAEANLRLVVSIAKRYVGRGMQFLDLIQEGNMGLMKAVEKFDHTKGFKFSTYATWWIRQAITRAIADQARTIRIPVHMVETINKLIRIQRQLLQDLGREPLPEEIGAEMDLTTEKVREILKIAQEPVSLETPIGEEDDSHLGDFIEDQDATSPADHAAYELLKEQLESVLDTLTDREENVLRLRFGLDDGRTRTLEEVGKVFGVTRERIRQIEAKALRKLRHPSRSKQLKDFLE; encoded by the coding sequence ATCAAAGAACACAAACCAAAAGGTGAAGCCCAAATTGATATCTTAACAGATGAAATTGCGACACCGTTTAACTTAGACTCTGATGGTATGGATGATTTAATCCAACAAGTAGAAGACCAAGGGATTAGCTTAGTTGATGAATCTGGTGAACCAGCAGCTCGTAGTTTGAAGAAAGACGAAAAAGTCGTTGAAGCTGCCGTTAAAGAAGATTTAACAGCGCCAACAGGTGTTAAAATTAATGATCCAGTTCGGATGTACTTAAAAGAAATCGGACGTGTGTCATTATTAACAGCTGAAGAAGAAGTTGAGTTAGCTTTACGTATCCAAGAAGGTGAACAAGAAGCGAAACAAAAACTTGCTGAAGCTAACTTACGTTTAGTAGTAAGTATTGCCAAACGTTATGTTGGACGTGGCATGCAATTCTTGGATTTAATCCAAGAAGGTAACATGGGTCTAATGAAAGCCGTTGAAAAATTTGATCATACTAAAGGGTTCAAATTCTCAACTTATGCAACATGGTGGATTCGTCAAGCGATCACTCGTGCGATTGCCGACCAAGCTCGTACAATTCGTATCCCAGTTCACATGGTGGAAACAATCAACAAACTAATCCGTATTCAACGTCAATTGCTACAAGACTTAGGTCGTGAGCCATTGCCAGAAGAAATCGGTGCAGAAATGGACTTAACAACTGAAAAAGTTCGTGAAATCCTAAAAATTGCTCAAGAGCCAGTATCATTAGAAACACCAATTGGTGAAGAAGATGATTCGCACCTTGGGGACTTCATTGAAGACCAAGATGCAACAAGCCCAGCTGATCACGCTGCTTATGAGTTATTAAAAGAACAACTTGAAAGCGTGCTAGATACCTTAACTGACCGTGAAGAAAACGTTCTACGTTTACGTTTCGGTTTAGATGATGGTCGTACGCGCACGCTTGAAGAAGTCGGGAAAGTATTTGGCGTGACACGTGAACGTATCCGTCAGATTGAAGCGAAAGCATTACGCAAATTACGCCACCCATCTCGTTCAAAACAATTGAAAGATTTCTTAGAATAA
- the dnaG gene encoding DNA primase: MSQRIPHEVIEDIRNQANIVDVVGQYVQLKKSGKNHFGLCPFHDERSPSFSVAEDKQMYHCFGCGKGGNVFKFLQDLEGLTFPESVKKVADLGNMAIDLSFVGSQPAMETPEQKAKAALIELHESAADMYHHILLNTEVGAEALAYLNERGLTEEIIKEFQIGFAPAERILLQKIYERDEVPRERQIASGLMSERHDGELVDRFYQRIMFPIRDGRGQTVAFSGRILPNEKIDSSKQPKYLNSAETDIFNKREVLFNFDKAKGHARKEQELILFEGFMDVIAAWRAGVKHGVASMGTSLTNEQVRMIQKTTPQVLICYDGDSAGIEATHRALDLLGKQTNLELGVLSIPGGLDPDEYLKENGEEQFQTFFNTGRESVFTFMMRYHQRGKNLQTEQDRFTYIEQVVKELAKVNSVIEREVYIKQLSDEFDISVDAISAELAKAKTEERQEYQQQRQQQQYEPEMVEEPVYQQQPGTVREFQERPLTTGEHAEKLLLYRLMTERGVHGKINQIPDFAFNHDEYQELYQHFNDYMLTHSQFDASAFVDYLKEEPLKQKFVTVFYQEMSEESSEREISDYLIAIKQARLEGIKQEKIKEQREANRVGNKQLEQELTIEIINIQRNLKNLR, translated from the coding sequence ATGTCACAGCGTATCCCTCATGAAGTCATTGAGGACATTAGAAATCAAGCCAATATTGTCGATGTTGTCGGTCAATATGTTCAACTGAAAAAATCAGGTAAGAATCATTTTGGTTTATGTCCATTCCATGACGAGCGTTCACCATCTTTCTCAGTTGCCGAAGATAAACAAATGTATCACTGCTTTGGTTGTGGTAAAGGCGGGAATGTCTTTAAGTTTTTACAAGACCTTGAAGGCTTAACCTTCCCAGAATCAGTCAAAAAAGTCGCGGACTTAGGCAACATGGCGATTGATCTTTCCTTTGTGGGTAGTCAACCGGCTATGGAGACACCTGAGCAAAAAGCAAAAGCGGCATTGATTGAGCTACATGAATCAGCAGCTGATATGTACCACCACATTTTATTGAATACCGAGGTGGGCGCAGAGGCCTTAGCTTATTTAAACGAGCGTGGTTTAACGGAAGAAATCATTAAAGAATTCCAAATTGGTTTTGCCCCAGCAGAGCGTATCTTATTACAAAAGATTTATGAGCGGGATGAAGTTCCTCGTGAACGTCAAATAGCCTCTGGTTTAATGTCAGAACGTCACGATGGAGAATTAGTCGATCGGTTCTATCAACGAATCATGTTTCCAATTAGAGATGGTCGTGGTCAAACGGTAGCTTTCTCAGGTCGTATTTTACCTAATGAAAAGATTGATAGTTCGAAACAGCCGAAGTATTTAAATAGTGCTGAGACGGATATCTTTAATAAACGAGAAGTGCTCTTTAATTTTGATAAAGCGAAAGGTCATGCTCGGAAAGAACAAGAGTTAATCTTGTTTGAAGGCTTTATGGATGTGATTGCGGCTTGGCGTGCTGGCGTTAAACATGGGGTTGCCTCAATGGGAACCAGTTTAACCAATGAGCAAGTTCGCATGATTCAAAAGACCACACCACAAGTATTGATTTGTTACGATGGTGATTCGGCGGGGATTGAAGCCACACATCGTGCCCTAGACTTACTTGGGAAACAAACTAACCTTGAATTGGGTGTCTTAAGTATTCCTGGTGGTTTAGACCCAGATGAATACTTGAAAGAGAATGGTGAGGAGCAGTTCCAAACATTCTTTAACACCGGACGTGAGTCAGTCTTTACCTTTATGATGCGTTACCATCAACGAGGTAAAAATTTGCAAACCGAACAAGACCGCTTCACTTATATTGAACAAGTGGTCAAAGAATTAGCGAAAGTTAATTCGGTGATCGAACGAGAAGTCTACATTAAACAATTGTCTGATGAGTTTGATATTTCGGTGGATGCCATTTCAGCAGAGTTAGCAAAAGCTAAGACGGAAGAACGGCAAGAGTATCAACAACAAAGACAGCAACAACAGTATGAACCAGAGATGGTGGAAGAACCCGTTTATCAACAACAGCCGGGAACCGTTCGTGAGTTCCAAGAGCGACCATTAACAACTGGAGAGCATGCTGAAAAATTATTATTGTATCGTCTAATGACGGAACGCGGCGTCCATGGTAAAATTAACCAGATACCAGATTTTGCGTTTAATCATGACGAGTATCAAGAGTTGTACCAACATTTTAACGATTACATGCTAACCCATAGTCAATTTGATGCCTCAGCCTTTGTTGATTACTTAAAAGAAGAACCGCTAAAGCAAAAGTTTGTGACGGTCTTTTATCAAGAAATGTCTGAAGAAAGTTCGGAACGTGAGATTTCAGATTACCTGATTGCGATTAAACAAGCGCGATTAGAAGGCATCAAACAAGAGAAAATCAAAGAACAACGTGAAGCTAATCGAGTGGGTAATAAGCAACTAGAACAAGAATTAACAATTGAAATCATTAATATTCAACGTAATTTAAAGAATTTAAGATAA
- a CDS encoding PASTA domain-containing protein: protein MKKFGEGKYHNEKEQVTNQPDSAERIEEGQVVDTSSPAANDAGEKLTGNNEGHVPRQKSRSVGTRSGFTSTGDVVEHDPTFQVKRKKKRILIGLSSVLAVLLIGVIYYQVTHVKVRNFVGKPITEVRKWGNDQSVKVTEEQAYDDEVEANNIVKQVPKAGTKVKKKKAIQVTVSMGADPEAVLSLPDFKVTTKQALVDWQKANHADNLTIMEEFDDTVAAGKYLKEEFKDKDVTVTNYKRKNQLVVYYSKGKEALTKSIPMPEFKGKAKAEVEKWVKTNQIEATYKEVASNKIAEGMLVSQSVKANEKIAKRTAITFEISGGKGVAVPDFSDIDMESASDVEGLNIQVKEVFTPDVAYGGLISQSVKAGELVPLKDAPLIKVVYSVGAPYLKAYFGMLEGDLQKSFYSDYRAKGAEIYYDRYYVDSSEERGRVVEMSAYNTYVPMTYTVSIGISNGSQAGPPSLKGDGLEDEKQDKELKAESLEDN, encoded by the coding sequence TTGAAAAAGTTCGGCGAGGGAAAGTATCACAATGAAAAAGAACAGGTGACTAATCAGCCAGATTCAGCTGAGAGAATTGAAGAGGGGCAAGTTGTAGATACTAGTTCGCCAGCAGCTAATGATGCCGGTGAGAAACTCACAGGAAACAATGAAGGACATGTACCCCGACAAAAGAGTCGATCAGTTGGTACGCGTTCGGGTTTTACCTCGACTGGGGATGTGGTGGAGCACGATCCAACCTTTCAAGTGAAAAGAAAAAAGAAACGGATTTTAATCGGCTTAAGTAGTGTGTTAGCTGTCTTACTGATAGGAGTGATCTATTATCAAGTAACTCATGTCAAAGTTCGTAATTTTGTTGGGAAACCCATTACTGAGGTTCGTAAATGGGGAAATGATCAGAGTGTTAAAGTAACAGAAGAACAAGCCTATGACGATGAGGTAGAGGCTAATAACATTGTGAAGCAAGTGCCAAAGGCTGGTACAAAAGTTAAAAAGAAAAAAGCAATTCAAGTGACAGTTAGCATGGGTGCCGATCCAGAAGCGGTCTTATCTTTACCTGATTTTAAAGTTACTACCAAACAAGCCCTAGTTGACTGGCAAAAAGCTAATCACGCCGATAATTTAACGATTATGGAAGAATTTGATGACACGGTGGCAGCCGGTAAGTATTTAAAAGAAGAGTTTAAAGATAAAGATGTGACCGTGACAAACTACAAGCGGAAAAATCAATTGGTAGTTTATTACTCAAAAGGGAAAGAAGCATTAACAAAATCAATTCCAATGCCAGAATTTAAAGGTAAAGCCAAGGCAGAAGTCGAAAAATGGGTAAAAACGAATCAAATTGAAGCAACCTATAAGGAGGTGGCTTCTAACAAAATAGCAGAAGGCATGCTAGTTTCTCAAAGTGTCAAAGCTAATGAAAAGATTGCCAAACGGACAGCCATCACATTTGAAATATCTGGAGGAAAGGGAGTAGCTGTACCTGATTTTTCTGACATAGATATGGAATCAGCAAGTGATGTCGAGGGGCTGAATATTCAAGTGAAAGAAGTCTTCACACCTGACGTTGCTTATGGCGGCTTGATTTCTCAATCAGTCAAAGCCGGTGAGCTAGTGCCGTTGAAAGATGCGCCCTTAATTAAAGTAGTCTATTCTGTAGGTGCTCCTTATTTGAAAGCATACTTTGGGATGCTTGAAGGGGACTTACAAAAATCTTTCTATAGTGACTATCGTGCTAAAGGGGCAGAGATTTATTACGACCGTTACTATGTGGACTCATCAGAAGAACGAGGTCGTGTAGTGGAAATGAGTGCGTATAATACCTATGTTCCGATGACCTATACAGTTAGTATCGGGATTAGTAACGGAAGTCAGGCTGGACCGCCAAGTTTGAAAGGGGACGGTCTAGAGGATGAGAAACAAGATAAAGAATTAAAGGCTGAATCACTTGAGGATAACTAA
- a CDS encoding ABC transporter ATP-binding protein encodes MSIIEAQDLSYYYQDGDQRRYILKETSVAFEKGKFYTILGQSGSGKTTFLSLVSALEIPQSGNVLFEGKDIKDIGYENYRRNKISIIFQSYNLIPYLTAVENVLVPMSITDNEIPDNQLAVAYNLLDYIGIVKDKADRTVNKLSGGEQQRVAIARALATNVDVIFADEPTGNLDEAMEKEMVEIFRKLAHEHDKCVVVVTHSQEIAQQSDATFYLKKGTLSQDE; translated from the coding sequence ATGTCAATTATTGAGGCACAGGATTTAAGTTACTATTACCAAGATGGCGATCAACGCCGTTATATTTTGAAAGAAACTTCAGTTGCCTTTGAAAAAGGGAAGTTCTATACGATTTTGGGCCAATCTGGTTCAGGAAAAACAACCTTTTTATCTTTAGTTAGTGCATTAGAAATACCTCAAAGTGGGAATGTTTTATTTGAAGGTAAAGATATTAAAGATATTGGATATGAAAATTATCGTCGGAATAAAATTAGTATTATTTTTCAAAGTTACAATCTGATTCCTTACTTAACAGCAGTCGAAAATGTTCTAGTGCCAATGTCGATTACCGATAATGAGATTCCTGATAACCAACTAGCTGTGGCGTACAACTTGTTGGATTATATTGGGATTGTCAAAGATAAAGCGGATCGCACAGTGAATAAACTATCTGGTGGGGAACAACAACGTGTGGCAATCGCTAGAGCCCTAGCAACTAATGTTGATGTGATATTTGCCGATGAACCGACTGGTAATTTAGATGAAGCAATGGAAAAGGAAATGGTGGAAATTTTTAGGAAGCTGGCTCATGAACATGATAAATGTGTAGTGGTAGTCACCCACTCACAAGAGATTGCTCAACAATCAGATGCTACTTTTTATTTGAAGAAGGGTACCTTAAGCCAAGATGAGTGA
- a CDS encoding ABC transporter permease: MNFLKRAWASITRRKGKSLILFAVIFVLGNVLAGAISIQQTTTGVEKNIKKELGGRASIAMDSDLYEEYYNNLPEGDESIVPAKNVSEKTLIEMGNLPQVKYFDYSVPGGVSTREFKMYSTENDEESHRYSMSGLLENYFVYTGVNSPEFVDMKDKKIELTAGRIFTDEEVNEGKAVAIVSKEVAELNNLAVNDKMVIDASGENYLSEDADSKNAEIFSQKQVYQVIGIYDLIKKESEAAKKNNKKMGYMNDGEQDFNTIYMPNKTVSAANKSYEESMYEFFPEIKAAQEEHGGEIQKDEGEYYQASFILNSPEESEAFKKAATDLLPDKYSKIIVATDQYDNIAAPVKNMSKMATYVIFIAIAATILILSLVVILFLRDRKHELGIYLSLGERRVKILGQIVIEVLIVAFIAITLSVVTGNVIAKNVSQSMVETQLNKKDKELEQSGNFDFELMQLTGNEIGSEQIKESYQVKLSLGYVVLFYLVGIGTVLLSTVIPLSYILRLNPKKIMM; the protein is encoded by the coding sequence ATGAATTTTTTGAAACGTGCATGGGCAAGTATCACACGAAGGAAAGGCAAGTCACTTATTTTGTTTGCGGTGATTTTTGTCTTAGGTAATGTTTTGGCGGGAGCCATTTCAATTCAGCAAACGACAACAGGTGTTGAAAAGAATATCAAAAAAGAATTAGGTGGACGGGCCTCAATTGCCATGGATTCAGATTTGTATGAAGAATATTATAACAATCTACCAGAAGGTGATGAATCGATAGTTCCGGCTAAAAATGTTTCGGAAAAAACATTGATTGAAATGGGCAACCTTCCGCAAGTGAAGTATTTTGATTACAGTGTACCAGGGGGCGTTTCGACTCGTGAGTTTAAAATGTACTCAACGGAAAATGACGAAGAAAGCCATCGTTATAGTATGAGTGGGTTATTGGAAAATTACTTTGTCTATACAGGGGTTAATTCACCTGAATTTGTCGATATGAAGGATAAGAAAATCGAACTGACAGCGGGACGGATATTCACTGATGAAGAAGTCAATGAAGGAAAAGCTGTTGCCATTGTTTCAAAGGAAGTTGCCGAGCTTAATAATCTTGCAGTCAATGACAAAATGGTTATTGATGCTAGTGGAGAAAATTATTTATCTGAAGATGCAGATAGTAAAAATGCAGAAATATTTAGCCAAAAACAAGTTTATCAAGTGATTGGAATTTATGATTTAATAAAAAAAGAGTCAGAGGCAGCCAAGAAAAATAATAAAAAAATGGGTTACATGAATGATGGCGAACAAGATTTTAATACCATTTATATGCCTAATAAAACAGTTTCCGCAGCTAATAAGAGTTATGAAGAAAGTATGTATGAATTTTTCCCAGAGATAAAAGCGGCTCAAGAAGAGCACGGTGGAGAGATTCAAAAAGATGAAGGGGAATACTATCAAGCATCTTTTATCTTGAATAGTCCGGAAGAATCAGAGGCCTTTAAAAAAGCTGCTACTGATTTATTACCGGATAAGTACAGCAAAATAATTGTGGCAACTGATCAATACGACAACATAGCAGCGCCGGTGAAAAATATGAGTAAGATGGCAACTTATGTTATTTTCATAGCTATAGCAGCCACAATTCTAATTTTATCCTTAGTAGTCATTTTATTTTTACGTGATCGGAAACATGAGCTAGGTATTTACCTATCACTAGGTGAACGACGCGTCAAAATTTTAGGTCAAATAGTGATTGAGGTTCTAATAGTAGCGTTCATCGCCATCACTTTATCAGTTGTAACAGGTAATGTAATTGCTAAAAACGTGTCGCAATCAATGGTTGAGACCCAGTTAAATAAAAAGGATAAAGAGCTTGAGCAAAGTGGTAACTTTGATTTTGAACTAATGCAATTAACGGGTAATGAAATTGGCAGTGAGCAAATAAAAGAAAGTTATCAAGTTAAATTATCTCTGGGTTACGTGGTGCTGTTTTATCTTGTAGGGATTGGCACAGTCCTTTTATCAACGGTGATACCACTGAGTTATATTTTACGATTGAATCCTAAAAAAATTATGATGTAA
- a CDS encoding RidA family protein, with translation MMKTINTTKAPSAIGPYVQGKIVNGFLFASGQVPINPATGEIEATTIEGQTKQVMENITAILEEAGTSFDNIVKTTCFVTDLGQFAQFNENYAAYFGEELPARSCVQVAGLPKGALVEVEVIATVK, from the coding sequence ATCATGAAAACAATTAACACGACTAAAGCTCCATCAGCAATCGGACCATACGTTCAAGGGAAAATCGTCAACGGATTCTTATTCGCTTCAGGTCAAGTACCAATCAACCCTGCAACAGGTGAAATCGAAGCTACAACAATTGAAGGCCAAACTAAACAAGTAATGGAAAACATTACAGCTATTTTAGAAGAAGCTGGAACATCATTCGATAACATCGTTAAAACAACTTGTTTCGTAACTGACTTAGGTCAATTCGCTCAATTCAACGAAAACTATGCAGCATACTTCGGTGAAGAATTACCTGCACGTTCATGTGTACAAGTTGCTGGCTTACCAAAAGGTGCGTTAGTAGAAGTAGAAGTAATCGCGACAGTTAAATAA